A window from bacterium encodes these proteins:
- a CDS encoding tetratricopeptide repeat protein has translation MHPKALAHHQEGLAFQAQGDLEAAKSAFLEALALDARLGEARLGLAEVLAAMGDHAGAVEACKTLLANQPNHVKASLLCGVLLTQLKQHAEAAPHLQRVLFLEPGHVPALKALAALYRDAGDVALEAEMLTRLAPLHPKDAALRFDLADRLVKLGKIAEAVAPLRDALAMQPGHLPGYLLLAGIEGRLGRGEEAWKILQSVAGRSPNAPGLRESLLALCRSQAAAAAQANKADQASHWWERILAIAPDDPEALAHLERLYTTTSRMGDLVRLLEGFAHQNPGDAAAVTRLAEALLALGRKRDALTLFKEAIKRNPEDEDLRARAVDTAMALGDASEARTLTLMGRDASTLPASERLRFAKAKALEGQREEAWILFEGLFEDPEHGAEARALGRNLAVRQADEHLDNPVVALKWSERALSCNPLDETIARQTAIIYRQLQRGADAVRVLRTLPNRYKDPELLRELAAACDVADLHDEGHEAYTALSAREGDSPELILRLIEHSIGAKKLERAWSECDRLQRLDPAFAKLRPAQARVAALIACDFEAKGQYASAVEWWKRHLALEPDSPDRKRLAEAQIAIGDLNAAVLTYRAWFRRHPTDLEVALWLGRNELEEGLYSEAREYFEAVLELRPNNLEAMQGLAKVATGEGSDDEALRLFNRILALEKDHLPATIGLIEQALRSGDLPQARGLLERLLSQNPDHPETKRIGVQVYKRLATFSAGADAKAHWETVLSLDPEDPDALKALAREITQRPDAPPALVAQAYSEVLAHAPDDPDAQAFLARQAYEGGDLAEAKRLLALAAVRETPVGRLLAAEIAWDERKDAEAWDLLRGLPPETASSPRARTLFGDVARRLAQSQRGPEAITLYRELVRHDPDDLEAYHSLADRLAETGDEAEAISWLKKLLLRDPHDPRATLKTAALHAARGAADEALRLLAPLVAEGQKEALEASARLHLESGDRAQAREAYERLLSQDSKDRTARKALAELAAQEADGPLAWSHLRALFEAYPDDAGLRSEGERLLQGLVDRLDPREAIAWYRDAAGFLRESIEVAVTYAGLLRRMGEAKQAAEVLEGVLARAPYRRDVAMELGAHHLEEGRLDRARAAYGIAAQSGDPAALRALAAISRQEGDLPQATAWLEKALSQLPEDPALALDLAETACEAGDVRKARAQLETVLAQQPDHPRARTLMAVVTREIARSASGEEALACWSSLSQADPADAEAHRETLRAAEALGDEQAAFQALVRLVDADPADTAHAFALAVKHHAAGRLDEARPLFARAVEAEAREAHWYLADIARAAGDNDEARTQLERYGLRDTRALGTMAAIARAEGDAEAEWEALFAREAPDRREALLALVRRQLPRVKPAEAIQWVARGFALTPLPGELPTQAVAALGFFHQSQGRQAEARAAFEWAAGAGEPAAMAALARQAIEEREPERAIGWLTRAVGLRPGDERMTLELAELHLQCKDPIAALSVLDAFLALKPDHASAQALWERAALQGRPEVILSAAEGHLVAGRGALCARLLDLYCDAVPAEAGGLRVQQARYGLARLEGTPEDQWAALEVLEGLLAPHDAPTLRMVRLGLCWDELRIENFEPWLDRARALDPAEEELPAAAHLMIGELSLLMDQRDEARMAFLAAANQGEARALASLARLAEEDGDAAEARVWYRKARKLLNEDPSLVIAHAKSLAESGDLREADAQLDDLLEDHPALTQALLLQIEIVRSLAYESEGEEALAWYSKLARLAPDDAVALRQVVSLATLLDQQDLVVEALEHLVSVDPEDAVSALALGLHRLAEGDDDDARELLERAARADLPEAYLPLAELCLKAGETDEAARCLDADERHSPESPRRLSARLALGRQLGDSEMVWHALSALAAETPSLWDEARREAETTLEQQPDAPESLRTLSRLLRREGEAAEALAALERYLKASPHDVAARLDRAELLEILERPIEAYVALEGLEAVSPEVIVLARRLATHLGREALQGGRQAEAYGWWRRVLGFAPDDREAMRAIADLLRAMGRAKEALPMLFGLAKDAPDPTDPQRLAEALLAEQRPIEARAILQSLVHEYDHLPAWKALGELALELGVHDEAWEAAERLLSSQEPEAEGLALRVLIAKARALDPSEAPEAAKSAWQAVLERQPADPEARFGLARALAASSQTREAIALLEGLLAEGHAAGRLKALLAECCMAVGDAERAESLYAELLDAHPDNPTALMALARAAQARGEFVEAGDYCERVLTQPSSEETPRARLLLVYCARQLAEAARLRRDYEEAFLFEEVLAAHQAPSLDLLRFSAELARDAGYPTTAAWRYRRLLLAFPDALEEALQLARCYAEPEEARAALQALWDERRVVAAAHALAMEARDEGDAQHAISWWDQALSAEPHHPIFLRRAADLCRREERHAEACAFYRRLLEVTGDDPALLKTWGAVALAGELWEEAQEPFLRLSRDHGDREAACTLSFIAAKLGDHQRAWDWAQRVLTDGEHAQAEAQAEAAALALAEAASEPQEAVTWRLKYLDYAPADVEGWLALGRARAAAGDFEAALETFWHAHELAPYEIAPLLERAGTLRRMGERDSAKAAYSEVLAEDPRHAPSLFALAEMAWEEDDVQTVWELGQQLLALDNRDPEAMALIGRCARRLAAEASEAQDWENAILYWELLLSFTQDEADALENLGEAYVQADRFAEAVGIHRELVRLHPEDLNVKYRHGEIAAMGGFWDEARTCFAELLETDPSHLASHHALALVALGLEDPQTAATHYRAALAVAPDDLVSLFGLGGLLYSDERFEEAYPPLKRSADLSRDESDHADYVALARRCAERLAEAAAARGAHDEAIRYRHEVVLLSPEDPSTQRDLARTLHEAGRKAEAIDALTALLKADPHEAEATFLLGEIHREGGDWVGAEHLFEGVIEHAPLHVGARLALAELAAQARDYDRAWEHLQVAHRFEPRDERVQALHRKLTGAFAERHQGDGDFAGAIRWWQVAFEEDPHDTQLLRKIARAYVSIGQLSAAAETYGKILEADPKDLEIAHILADIHRQRGDLRSAEGALLRIVALDPRHVPSLRALMLLAKERQNPPEALKRAYDLLDVEPKNTEALMLLAWSHEQMLERRAALEAAREIVAIDPQHAEAHHVMGRLARDLGDVELAKKALTSAIYHQPRATFYHTMGTIYQALGQTDEALAAFGQALVLDPECADAHADLGLGLMRKAQPDKAKPHLQRAMALTPPDTERSLALQCALDLIG, from the coding sequence ATGCACCCCAAGGCGCTGGCTCATCATCAGGAAGGCCTTGCATTCCAAGCGCAAGGCGACCTCGAGGCGGCCAAATCAGCCTTCCTGGAGGCGCTTGCTCTCGACGCGCGCCTCGGTGAGGCGCGGCTCGGGCTCGCCGAGGTCCTCGCGGCGATGGGCGACCACGCGGGGGCGGTCGAGGCCTGCAAGACCCTGCTCGCCAACCAGCCCAACCACGTCAAGGCCTCCCTGCTGTGCGGGGTCTTGCTCACCCAGCTCAAGCAGCACGCCGAAGCCGCCCCTCACCTGCAGCGGGTCCTCTTCCTCGAGCCGGGGCACGTACCTGCCCTGAAGGCGCTCGCGGCCCTCTACCGCGACGCGGGCGACGTGGCACTCGAAGCCGAGATGCTCACGCGGCTCGCCCCGCTCCACCCCAAGGACGCCGCCCTGCGCTTCGATTTGGCCGATCGCCTGGTCAAGCTCGGCAAGATCGCCGAGGCGGTCGCGCCCCTGCGCGACGCCCTCGCCATGCAGCCCGGCCACCTGCCGGGGTACCTGCTGCTCGCCGGGATCGAGGGCCGGCTCGGCCGCGGCGAGGAGGCTTGGAAGATCCTCCAGTCGGTGGCGGGGCGCTCCCCTAACGCCCCGGGCCTGCGCGAGTCCCTCCTCGCCCTCTGCCGGAGCCAGGCCGCCGCGGCAGCCCAGGCCAACAAGGCCGATCAGGCGAGCCACTGGTGGGAGCGGATCCTGGCCATCGCCCCCGACGACCCGGAAGCCCTCGCACACCTGGAGCGCCTCTACACCACCACCAGCCGCATGGGCGATCTGGTGCGCCTGCTGGAGGGTTTTGCTCACCAGAATCCAGGGGATGCCGCAGCGGTCACCCGCCTCGCCGAGGCGCTCTTGGCCCTGGGCCGCAAGCGCGACGCGCTCACCCTGTTCAAGGAAGCCATCAAGCGCAATCCCGAGGACGAGGACCTCAGGGCCCGGGCGGTGGACACGGCCATGGCCCTGGGCGATGCCTCCGAGGCCCGCACCCTGACCCTGATGGGCCGCGACGCGTCGACCTTGCCCGCCAGCGAGCGCCTGCGCTTCGCCAAGGCCAAGGCCCTCGAAGGGCAGCGCGAAGAGGCCTGGATCCTCTTCGAAGGTCTTTTCGAAGATCCCGAGCACGGAGCCGAGGCCCGCGCCCTCGGGCGCAACCTGGCCGTGCGGCAGGCCGACGAGCATCTCGACAACCCGGTCGTCGCCCTCAAGTGGTCCGAGCGCGCCCTCTCGTGCAACCCCCTGGACGAGACCATCGCGCGCCAGACCGCCATCATCTACCGCCAGCTCCAGCGGGGCGCCGACGCGGTGCGGGTGCTGCGCACGCTGCCCAACCGCTACAAGGACCCGGAGCTCTTGCGCGAGCTGGCGGCAGCCTGCGACGTGGCGGACCTGCACGATGAGGGGCACGAGGCCTACACCGCCCTGTCGGCCCGCGAGGGGGACAGCCCCGAGCTGATCCTGCGCCTGATCGAGCACTCCATCGGCGCCAAGAAGCTGGAGCGCGCCTGGAGCGAGTGTGATCGTCTCCAGCGCCTGGATCCCGCCTTCGCCAAGCTCAGGCCCGCCCAGGCCCGGGTCGCCGCCCTGATCGCCTGCGACTTCGAGGCCAAGGGCCAGTACGCCTCGGCGGTCGAGTGGTGGAAGCGCCACCTGGCCCTCGAACCCGACTCGCCCGATCGCAAGCGCCTCGCCGAGGCCCAGATCGCCATCGGCGACCTGAACGCCGCCGTCCTGACCTACCGCGCCTGGTTCCGCCGGCACCCCACCGACCTGGAAGTGGCCCTCTGGCTGGGCCGCAACGAACTGGAAGAGGGGCTTTACTCGGAGGCGCGCGAGTACTTCGAGGCGGTCCTCGAGCTGCGGCCCAACAACCTGGAGGCCATGCAGGGGCTCGCGAAGGTGGCCACCGGCGAAGGCAGCGACGACGAGGCCCTGCGCCTCTTCAACCGGATCCTGGCCCTCGAGAAGGACCACCTGCCCGCCACCATCGGCCTGATCGAGCAGGCCCTGCGCAGCGGCGACCTGCCCCAGGCCCGAGGGCTTTTGGAGCGGCTGCTTTCGCAGAACCCGGACCACCCCGAGACCAAGCGCATCGGGGTGCAGGTCTACAAGCGCCTTGCGACCTTCTCGGCGGGCGCCGACGCCAAGGCCCACTGGGAGACGGTGCTCTCGCTCGATCCCGAGGACCCCGACGCCCTCAAGGCCCTCGCCCGCGAGATCACCCAGCGCCCCGATGCTCCCCCCGCCCTGGTGGCCCAGGCCTACTCGGAGGTCCTGGCGCATGCGCCTGACGATCCGGACGCCCAGGCCTTCCTCGCACGCCAGGCCTACGAAGGGGGCGATCTCGCCGAGGCCAAGCGCCTGCTCGCGCTTGCGGCGGTGCGCGAAACACCCGTCGGGCGTCTGCTCGCAGCCGAGATCGCCTGGGACGAGCGAAAGGACGCCGAAGCCTGGGACCTGCTGCGTGGGCTGCCTCCCGAAACGGCGTCGAGCCCGCGGGCCCGCACTCTCTTCGGCGATGTGGCGCGCCGCCTGGCCCAGAGCCAGCGCGGGCCCGAGGCCATCACGCTCTACCGTGAGCTCGTGCGGCACGACCCGGACGATCTGGAGGCCTACCACTCGCTCGCCGACCGCCTGGCCGAGACGGGTGATGAGGCCGAGGCCATCTCCTGGCTCAAGAAGCTGCTGCTGCGCGACCCGCACGACCCCCGCGCGACCCTCAAGACGGCCGCGCTGCACGCGGCGCGTGGGGCCGCCGACGAAGCGTTACGGCTGCTTGCGCCGCTCGTCGCCGAAGGGCAGAAGGAAGCATTAGAAGCCAGCGCCCGGCTCCACCTCGAATCGGGCGATCGCGCCCAGGCCCGCGAAGCCTACGAGCGCCTCCTCTCGCAGGACTCCAAGGACCGCACCGCGCGCAAGGCCCTCGCCGAGCTGGCCGCCCAGGAAGCCGATGGTCCCCTCGCCTGGAGCCACCTGCGCGCGCTCTTCGAGGCCTACCCCGACGATGCCGGCCTGCGCTCGGAGGGCGAGCGCCTCTTGCAGGGGCTCGTCGATCGATTGGATCCCCGCGAGGCGATTGCCTGGTACCGGGATGCCGCCGGCTTCCTGCGCGAGTCGATCGAGGTGGCCGTCACCTACGCCGGCCTGTTGCGCCGGATGGGCGAGGCCAAGCAGGCCGCCGAAGTGCTCGAAGGCGTCCTTGCGCGGGCCCCCTACCGGCGCGACGTGGCCATGGAGCTCGGCGCCCACCACCTGGAGGAAGGCCGGCTCGATCGCGCCCGCGCCGCCTACGGAATCGCCGCTCAGAGCGGGGACCCCGCGGCCCTGCGCGCCCTGGCTGCCATCTCGCGGCAAGAGGGCGACCTGCCCCAGGCGACCGCCTGGCTCGAAAAGGCCCTCTCCCAGCTCCCCGAGGACCCCGCCCTCGCCCTCGACCTCGCCGAGACCGCATGCGAGGCGGGGGACGTCCGCAAGGCACGGGCCCAGCTCGAGACGGTCCTCGCGCAGCAGCCGGACCATCCGCGCGCCCGCACCCTCATGGCCGTGGTCACCCGCGAGATCGCCCGCTCCGCCTCGGGTGAAGAAGCACTCGCCTGCTGGTCCTCGCTCTCTCAGGCGGATCCCGCCGACGCGGAAGCCCACCGCGAGACCCTGCGCGCCGCCGAGGCGCTCGGTGACGAGCAAGCCGCCTTCCAGGCCCTCGTGCGCCTGGTCGATGCCGACCCGGCCGACACCGCCCACGCCTTCGCCCTGGCCGTGAAGCACCATGCGGCAGGCCGCCTCGACGAGGCCCGGCCCCTCTTTGCGCGCGCCGTCGAGGCCGAGGCCCGCGAGGCCCACTGGTACCTGGCCGACATCGCTCGGGCCGCGGGCGACAACGACGAGGCCCGCACCCAGCTCGAACGCTACGGCCTCCGGGACACACGGGCCCTTGGCACCATGGCTGCAATCGCCCGGGCCGAGGGCGACGCCGAGGCCGAGTGGGAGGCGCTCTTCGCCCGCGAGGCACCCGATCGGCGCGAGGCCCTGCTCGCCTTGGTGCGCCGGCAACTCCCCCGGGTCAAGCCCGCCGAGGCCATCCAGTGGGTGGCGCGCGGCTTCGCCCTCACCCCGCTGCCCGGCGAGCTGCCGACCCAGGCCGTCGCCGCCCTCGGCTTCTTCCACCAGAGCCAGGGGCGCCAGGCCGAGGCCCGCGCGGCCTTCGAGTGGGCCGCTGGTGCCGGCGAGCCCGCCGCCATGGCCGCCCTGGCGCGCCAAGCCATCGAAGAGCGGGAGCCAGAGCGGGCGATCGGCTGGCTTACCCGGGCGGTGGGCCTGAGGCCTGGCGACGAGCGCATGACCCTCGAGCTCGCCGAGCTCCACCTGCAGTGCAAGGATCCGATCGCGGCCCTGTCGGTGCTCGACGCCTTCTTGGCCCTCAAGCCCGATCACGCCTCGGCCCAGGCCCTCTGGGAGCGCGCCGCACTCCAGGGCCGGCCCGAGGTCATCCTGAGCGCAGCCGAGGGACACCTCGTGGCCGGGCGCGGGGCGCTCTGCGCACGCCTCTTGGATCTCTACTGCGACGCCGTGCCGGCCGAAGCCGGGGGCCTGCGGGTGCAGCAGGCTCGCTACGGCCTCGCCCGGCTCGAAGGCACGCCCGAGGACCAGTGGGCGGCTCTCGAAGTTCTCGAAGGGTTGCTTGCGCCGCACGACGCGCCGACCCTGCGCATGGTCCGGCTCGGCCTATGCTGGGACGAGCTGCGTATCGAGAACTTCGAGCCCTGGCTCGATCGCGCCCGGGCCCTGGACCCGGCCGAAGAGGAGCTGCCCGCCGCCGCGCATCTGATGATCGGCGAACTCTCCCTTTTGATGGATCAGCGGGACGAGGCCCGCATGGCCTTCCTCGCCGCCGCCAACCAGGGCGAGGCCCGCGCCCTCGCGTCGCTGGCGCGCTTGGCCGAAGAGGACGGCGACGCCGCCGAAGCGCGCGTCTGGTACCGCAAGGCGCGTAAGCTACTCAACGAGGATCCGTCGCTCGTCATCGCCCACGCCAAGAGCCTCGCCGAGTCGGGCGACCTGCGCGAAGCAGACGCACAGCTCGACGACCTGCTCGAGGACCACCCGGCCCTCACTCAGGCCCTGCTGCTCCAGATCGAGATCGTGCGTAGCCTCGCCTACGAGAGCGAAGGCGAAGAAGCCCTGGCCTGGTACTCCAAGCTCGCGCGCCTCGCGCCCGACGACGCCGTCGCCCTTCGGCAGGTGGTGAGCCTCGCAACCCTGCTCGACCAGCAGGACCTGGTGGTCGAGGCGCTCGAGCACTTGGTCTCGGTGGACCCCGAGGACGCCGTCAGCGCCCTCGCGCTCGGCCTGCATCGCCTGGCCGAAGGGGATGACGACGACGCGCGCGAGCTGCTCGAACGCGCAGCTCGCGCCGACCTGCCGGAGGCCTACCTACCCCTTGCCGAGCTCTGCCTGAAGGCGGGCGAGACCGACGAGGCCGCCCGATGCCTCGATGCGGACGAGCGACATTCGCCCGAGAGCCCTCGCCGACTGAGCGCAAGGCTCGCGCTCGGACGTCAGCTCGGCGACTCGGAGATGGTCTGGCATGCCCTCTCGGCGCTCGCCGCCGAGACGCCGTCTCTCTGGGACGAGGCGCGGCGCGAGGCCGAAACGACGCTCGAACAGCAGCCCGATGCCCCCGAGAGCCTGCGCACCCTCTCGCGTCTGCTGCGCCGCGAAGGGGAAGCCGCCGAGGCCCTCGCCGCACTCGAACGCTACCTGAAGGCAAGCCCCCACGACGTGGCCGCGCGCCTGGATCGCGCCGAGCTGCTCGAAATACTCGAGCGCCCCATCGAGGCCTACGTCGCCCTCGAAGGCCTCGAAGCGGTCTCCCCCGAGGTGATCGTCCTCGCCAGACGCCTGGCGACCCACCTGGGCCGCGAGGCCCTGCAAGGCGGGCGGCAGGCCGAGGCCTACGGCTGGTGGCGCCGCGTGCTCGGATTCGCGCCAGACGACCGCGAGGCCATGCGGGCGATCGCCGACCTCCTGCGCGCCATGGGCCGCGCCAAGGAAGCGCTGCCCATGCTCTTCGGGCTCGCCAAGGACGCCCCGGACCCCACCGATCCGCAGCGCCTGGCCGAGGCGCTCCTTGCCGAGCAGCGCCCCATCGAGGCCCGTGCCATCCTGCAATCCCTGGTGCACGAGTACGACCACCTTCCCGCCTGGAAGGCGCTCGGGGAGCTCGCCCTCGAACTGGGCGTCCACGACGAAGCGTGGGAAGCCGCCGAGCGCCTGCTTTCGAGCCAAGAGCCCGAGGCGGAAGGCCTCGCCCTCAGGGTCCTCATCGCCAAGGCCCGCGCCCTCGATCCGAGCGAAGCGCCCGAGGCGGCCAAGAGCGCCTGGCAAGCGGTCCTCGAGCGACAGCCGGCCGACCCCGAGGCCCGCTTCGGGCTCGCCCGGGCCCTTGCCGCCTCCTCCCAGACCCGCGAGGCCATCGCGCTCCTCGAAGGGCTGCTCGCCGAGGGCCACGCCGCCGGCCGGCTCAAGGCGCTCCTGGCCGAGTGCTGCATGGCGGTGGGGGATGCGGAGCGCGCCGAGAGCCTCTACGCTGAATTGCTCGACGCCCACCCCGACAACCCGACCGCCCTGATGGCGCTCGCGCGCGCAGCCCAGGCCCGCGGCGAGTTCGTGGAAGCAGGCGACTACTGCGAGCGGGTGCTCACGCAGCCATCCAGCGAGGAGACGCCGCGCGCCCGGCTCTTGCTCGTCTACTGCGCCCGCCAGCTTGCCGAGGCCGCGCGCCTGCGCCGGGACTACGAAGAGGCCTTCCTCTTCGAAGAGGTGCTCGCAGCCCATCAGGCGCCTTCGCTCGACCTCTTGCGCTTCTCGGCGGAGCTGGCGCGCGATGCGGGCTACCCCACCACCGCCGCCTGGCGCTACCGCCGCCTTCTGCTCGCGTTCCCCGACGCCCTGGAAGAGGCGCTACAGCTCGCGCGCTGCTACGCCGAGCCCGAGGAGGCCCGTGCCGCTCTCCAGGCCCTCTGGGACGAGCGGCGGGTCGTCGCCGCCGCCCACGCCCTCGCCATGGAAGCCCGCGACGAGGGCGACGCCCAGCACGCCATTTCCTGGTGGGATCAGGCCCTCTCGGCCGAGCCGCACCACCCCATCTTCCTGCGCCGCGCCGCGGACCTGTGTCGGCGCGAGGAGCGCCACGCGGAGGCATGCGCCTTCTACCGCCGCCTCCTGGAGGTGACGGGCGACGACCCCGCCCTGCTCAAGACCTGGGGCGCGGTCGCTTTGGCGGGCGAGCTTTGGGAAGAGGCCCAGGAGCCCTTCTTGCGCCTTTCGCGCGACCATGGGGACCGGGAAGCCGCCTGCACCCTCTCCTTCATCGCTGCGAAGCTCGGCGATCACCAGCGCGCATGGGATTGGGCCCAGCGCGTGCTCACGGACGGCGAGCACGCTCAGGCCGAGGCCCAGGCCGAAGCGGCCGCCCTCGCCCTGGCCGAAGCCGCAAGCGAGCCCCAGGAAGCCGTCACCTGGCGTCTCAAGTACCTCGACTACGCCCCGGCGGACGTTGAAGGCTGGCTCGCGCTGGGCAGGGCCCGCGCGGCGGCGGGGGATTTCGAGGCGGCGCTCGAGACTTTCTGGCACGCCCACGAGCTCGCGCCCTACGAGATCGCCCCCTTGCTCGAAAGGGCCGGGACCCTACGCCGGATGGGCGAGCGCGACAGCGCCAAGGCCGCCTACTCCGAGGTGCTCGCCGAGGACCCGCGGCATGCGCCCTCCCTCTTCGCCCTGGCCGAGATGGCGTGGGAGGAGGACGACGTCCAGACCGTCTGGGAGCTCGGCCAGCAGCTCCTGGCCCTGGACAACCGCGACCCCGAGGCCATGGCCCTCATCGGGCGGTGCGCGCGGCGGCTCGCGGCCGAGGCGAGCGAAGCCCAGGACTGGGAGAACGCCATCCTCTACTGGGAGCTTCTGCTCTCCTTCACCCAGGACGAGGCGGATGCCCTCGAGAACCTCGGCGAGGCTTACGTCCAGGCTGATCGTTTCGCGGAGGCCGTGGGCATCCACCGCGAGCTGGTGCGCCTCCATCCCGAGGACTTGAACGTCAAGTACCGCCACGGCGAGATCGCCGCCATGGGCGGCTTCTGGGACGAGGCGCGGACCTGCTTCGCGGAGCTGCTCGAAACCGATCCCAGCCACCTGGCGAGCCACCATGCCCTCGCGCTAGTCGCCCTGGGCCTCGAAGACCCGCAGACGGCGGCCACTCACTACCGCGCAGCCCTCGCCGTCGCTCCGGACGATCTCGTCAGCCTCTTCGGGCTCGGCGGGCTGCTCTACTCCGACGAGCGCTTCGAGGAGGCCTACCCGCCGCTCAAGCGCTCGGCGGACCTCTCGCGCGACGAAAGCGACCACGCCGACTACGTGGCGCTGGCGCGCCGCTGCGCCGAGCGGCTCGCCGAAGCCGCCGCCGCCCGTGGGGCGCACGACGAGGCGATCCGTTACCGGCACGAGGTCGTGCTGCTCTCCCCCGAGGACCCGAGCACCCAGCGGGACCTGGCCCGAACCCTCCACGAAGCGGGGCGCAAGGCCGAAGCGATCGACGCTCTGACCGCCCTCCTCAAGGCCGATCCCCATGAGGCCGAGGCCACCTTCCTCTTGGGCGAGATCCACCGTGAAGGTGGCGATTGGGTGGGGGCCGAGCACCTCTTCGAGGGCGTGATCGAGCACGCCCCGCTGCACGTGGGGGCTCGCCTGGCCCTTGCCGAGCTCGCGGCCCAGGCCCGCGACTACGACCGCGCCTGGGAGCACCTCCAGGTGGCCCACCGCTTCGAGCCGCGCGACGAGCGGGTCCAGGCCCTGCACCGCAAGCTCACGGGGGCTTTCGCCGAGCGCCATCAGGGCGACGGCGACTTTGCGGGAGCCATCCGCTGGTGGCAGGTGGCTTTCGAGGAAGACCCGCACGACACCCAGCTCTTGCGCAAGATCGCGCGCGCCTATGTCTCGATCGGCCAACTCTCGGCCGCCGCCGAGACCTACGGCAAGATCCTGGAGGCCGACCCCAAGGACCTGGAGATCGCCCACATCCTCGCGGACATCCACCGCCAGCGCGGCGATCTGCGCTCGGCCGAGGGCGCCCTCTTGCGCATCGTCGCGCTCGACCCGCGGCACGTGCCAAGCCTCCGCGCCCTCATGCTGCTCGCCAAGGAGCGTCAGAACCCGCCCGAGGCGCTCAAGCGCGCCTACGACCTCCTGGACGTGGAGCCCAAGAACACCGAGGCCCTGATGCTGCTTGCATGGAGCCACGAGCAGATGCTGGAGCGCCGCGCGGCCCTCGAAGCGGCCCGCGAGATCGTCGCCATCGACCCCCAGCACGCGGAGGCCCACCACGTCATGGGCCGCCTCGCGCGGGACCTTGGCGACGTGGAGCTCGCCAAGAAGGCCCTGACCTCGGCCATCTACCACCAGCCGCGCGCGACCTTCTACCACACCATGGGCACCATCTACCAAGCGCTTGGCCAGACCGACGAGGCCCTCGCGGCCTTCGGCCAGGCGCTGGTGCTCGACCCCGAGTGCGCCGACGCGCACGCGGATCTGGGCCTGGGCCTGATGCGCAAGGCCCAGCCCGATAAAGCGAAACCCCACCTCCAGCGCGCCATGGCGCTGACGCCGCCGGACACCGAGCGGTCGCTGGCCCTCCAGTGCGCGCTCGACCTGATTGGATGA
- a CDS encoding lysophospholipid acyltransferase family protein, whose protein sequence is MNLVNRTVYQLMKALSALACRLGRARAMAAGAAFADGLYGVYRLTPYRGFVEGNIRAAFPTMGPAEAVDLGRAHLRQLVRAIVELMRFPVLSDAELDAIVAWPDRRHLDEALESGKGVVFVSAHFGNWEILGAALSRLVPLTVIVQPPSQGAFERLFVEYRAMRGIRTLPNTGKVSLRPALRALRRGEAVALLADQHGEAQEAIATLFAHPVSVPMGPFYLAKKSGATLLPVFIARQSDLTHRVMVGPPLPATGEPEDAQAYCEVLEAQVREHADHWLWVHDRWARESELRAGALERVVS, encoded by the coding sequence GTGAACCTCGTCAACCGTACCGTTTACCAACTCATGAAAGCTTTGTCGGCGCTCGCTTGCCGGCTCGGTCGCGCGCGCGCCATGGCGGCGGGGGCCGCTTTCGCCGATGGCCTCTACGGGGTCTATCGCCTTACCCCGTATCGTGGCTTCGTCGAGGGCAACATCCGCGCGGCCTTCCCTACCATGGGCCCTGCCGAGGCCGTCGATCTCGGTCGCGCTCACCTGCGCCAGCTGGTGCGAGCCATCGTGGAGCTGATGCGCTTTCCGGTCCTGAGCGACGCGGAGCTCGACGCCATCGTCGCCTGGCCGGATCGTCGCCACTTGGACGAGGCCCTCGAAAGCGGCAAGGGCGTGGTCTTCGTCTCGGCTCACTTCGGTAACTGGGAGATTCTGGGAGCAGCCCTTTCGCGTCTCGTTCCCCTGACGGTCATCGTCCAGCCCCCCTCGCAGGGGGCCTTCGAGCGCCTCTTCGTGGAATATCGGGCCATGCGCGGGATCCGGACCCTGCCGAACACCGGGAAGGTCTCCTTGCGGCCGGCCCTCAGGGCCCTGCGCCGGGGCGAGGCGGTGGCCCTCTTGGCCGATCAGCACGGCGAGGCCCAGGAGGCGATCGCAACCCTCTTCGCACACCCGGTCTCGGTGCCCATGGGGCCCTTCTACCTGGCCAAGAAGTCCGGGGCGACGCTTTTGCCCGTCTTCATCGCCCGCCAATCGGATCTCACCCATCGGGTGATGGTGGGCCCCCCCTTGCCGGCCACGGGAGAGCCCGAGGACGCCCAGGCCTATTGCGAAGTGCTCGAGGCCCAGGTGCGAGAGCACGCCGACCACTGGCTGTGGGTGCACGACCGCTGGGCTCGCGAGTCCGAATTGCGTGCTGGCGCGCTCGAGAGGGTCGTCTCGTGA